A portion of the Mesobacillus jeotgali genome contains these proteins:
- a CDS encoding class I SAM-dependent DNA methyltransferase: MTLTNFVKAIQDIMRQDPGVDGDAQRISQLVWMLFLKIYDSKEEEEWEVFEEDYVSIIPEGLKWRDWAKADEETGQAMTGSELVEFINEELFPTLKELVIDEHTDERAALVKYVFEDAYNYMKNGILIRQVISVIDSIDFGSYEERHAFNDIYETILKDLQSAGNAGEYYTPRAVTEFIVEMLDPKVGETFADFACGTGGFLTSALEHMKKQPEYKRSGGEDAVFNGIIGIEKKPMPHLLAVTNLILHGVDAPKIRRDNSLEIDTRDIPDELKVDKVGMNPPFGGVEEKSVQSNFKKEFQTAETADLFMVMIMERLKENGKAGVVLPDGFLFGTDGVKRNIKEKLLKDFNLHTIVRLPNGVFSPYTGIATNLLFFDKKGPTKEIWYFEHTLPSGYKNYSKTKPIRFEEFKLERQWWNNREENEFVWKVEPEAIKQRDFNLDIKNPNKVNVDENYDTRGVLENLKEKLQEIDNLLEEFELKYNRSGK, encoded by the coding sequence ATGACACTTACGAATTTTGTAAAAGCAATCCAAGATATTATGCGACAAGACCCAGGTGTAGATGGAGATGCACAGCGAATATCCCAATTGGTATGGATGTTATTTTTGAAAATATATGACTCTAAGGAAGAAGAAGAATGGGAAGTTTTTGAGGAAGATTATGTATCTATTATTCCTGAAGGTTTAAAATGGCGTGACTGGGCAAAAGCAGATGAGGAAACAGGACAAGCAATGACTGGTAGTGAACTTGTCGAATTCATAAATGAAGAGTTATTCCCTACTTTAAAAGAACTTGTTATTGATGAGCACACTGATGAAAGAGCTGCTCTAGTTAAATATGTATTTGAAGATGCATACAACTATATGAAGAATGGAATTTTGATTCGCCAAGTAATATCTGTCATTGATAGCATTGATTTTGGTTCTTATGAGGAAAGGCATGCTTTCAATGATATATATGAAACCATTTTAAAAGACCTACAAAGTGCTGGAAATGCGGGTGAGTATTATACACCACGAGCTGTTACCGAATTTATTGTTGAAATGCTAGATCCTAAAGTAGGGGAAACATTTGCGGACTTTGCTTGTGGAACAGGTGGCTTTTTAACTAGTGCATTAGAGCATATGAAAAAACAGCCTGAATATAAGCGTTCGGGCGGAGAAGACGCTGTATTTAATGGAATAATCGGCATAGAAAAAAAACCAATGCCACATTTATTAGCTGTTACTAATCTTATTCTTCATGGAGTTGATGCTCCAAAGATTAGGCGTGATAACTCACTCGAGATTGATACTCGTGATATACCAGATGAATTAAAAGTTGATAAAGTTGGAATGAACCCTCCTTTCGGTGGTGTAGAGGAAAAGTCTGTTCAATCTAATTTTAAAAAAGAATTTCAAACTGCTGAAACTGCAGATTTATTTATGGTAATGATTATGGAGCGTTTAAAGGAAAATGGAAAAGCAGGGGTTGTTTTACCAGATGGATTTTTGTTCGGAACAGATGGTGTAAAAAGAAATATAAAAGAAAAGTTACTTAAGGATTTTAACCTCCATACCATTGTTAGATTGCCGAATGGTGTGTTCTCTCCGTATACGGGCATAGCAACAAACTTGCTGTTTTTTGATAAAAAAGGGCCAACCAAGGAAATTTGGTATTTTGAACATACTTTACCAAGTGGATATAAAAATTATAGTAAAACAAAACCTATTCGTTTTGAAGAGTTTAAATTAGAGCGCCAATGGTGGAATAATAGAGAAGAAAATGAATTTGTTTGGAAAGTAGAACCTGAAGCCATAAAACAAAGAGATTTTAATCTGGATATTAAAAACCCTAATAAAGTAAATGTAGATGAAAATTATGATACTAGGGGAGTACTAGAAAATCTAAAGGAAAAATTACAAGAAATTGATAATCTTCTTGAGGAATTTGAGCTGAAATATAATAGGAGCGGTAAATAA
- a CDS encoding restriction endonuclease subunit S: MWEELQLGELLTESKEVSLSPNPDKRITVRLNCKGVEKRPLTNTKEGNTKYYERKVGQFIYGKQNLFKGAFGVIPAELDGFESTIDLPAFDVDDRLNVQWLIWWLKRNEFYKSLVSIAKGSATRRIHPNDFLKIKIPLPTRDEQDQIVNQLNKDALKINSILKYIEELQVNCNTLKNSILRDAIQGKLIVHEKNKEQTSELLQKIKIERLRLATSEKEKKKLTNEFQDIDISSDIEGWIYIKAELICDNITKGTTPKSNELLNLGDVPYLKVYNIVNNKIDFDYRPQFVTSKIHNTFLQRSRVFPYDVLMNIVGPPLGKVAIVTDQYPEWNINQALAIFRPIKYVLPEFLYFTLVEGKPIRDIQTVGTAGQDNISLTQCREIKIPIPPLEEQRRIVEKVNELMDSCNEILAKIEESKKETEKFMRSLLLDAFKVNDEPIN, from the coding sequence ATGTGGGAAGAACTCCAATTAGGCGAACTGTTAACTGAATCAAAAGAGGTTTCCCTTTCACCTAATCCTGATAAGAGAATAACTGTTCGTTTGAATTGCAAGGGTGTTGAAAAAAGGCCATTAACCAATACTAAAGAGGGAAATACAAAATATTATGAACGGAAAGTTGGTCAATTCATTTATGGAAAGCAAAATTTGTTTAAAGGGGCATTTGGGGTTATCCCTGCAGAGTTAGATGGATTTGAATCAACAATAGATTTACCAGCATTTGATGTTGACGACAGATTAAATGTTCAGTGGTTAATTTGGTGGTTAAAACGGAATGAATTTTATAAATCCTTAGTTAGTATTGCTAAAGGTAGTGCCACTAGACGTATACATCCCAATGATTTTTTAAAGATAAAAATTCCTCTACCTACAAGGGATGAACAAGATCAAATAGTTAACCAATTAAATAAGGATGCCCTTAAGATAAACTCAATCCTAAAATACATTGAAGAACTTCAAGTGAATTGCAACACATTAAAGAACTCAATACTGCGAGATGCGATCCAAGGAAAGTTGATTGTACATGAAAAAAATAAAGAACAAACAAGCGAACTTTTACAAAAAATTAAGATAGAGCGATTGAGACTAGCTACTTCTGAAAAGGAAAAGAAAAAATTAACCAATGAATTTCAAGACATTGATATTTCGTCAGATATTGAAGGCTGGATATATATTAAAGCAGAATTAATTTGTGATAATATCACAAAAGGAACAACTCCTAAATCAAACGAACTATTAAATTTGGGAGACGTGCCCTACTTAAAAGTTTACAATATAGTAAATAATAAAATTGATTTTGATTATAGGCCACAATTTGTTACAAGCAAAATTCATAATACATTTCTACAGAGATCTAGGGTTTTTCCGTATGACGTTTTAATGAATATCGTAGGACCACCTCTTGGAAAAGTTGCTATTGTTACCGACCAGTATCCTGAGTGGAATATAAACCAAGCCTTAGCAATATTTAGACCTATCAAATATGTATTGCCTGAGTTTCTATATTTTACTTTAGTTGAAGGGAAACCCATAAGAGACATTCAAACAGTGGGTACAGCCGGTCAAGACAATATTTCACTTACACAGTGCAGAGAAATTAAAATACCAATCCCGCCATTGGAAGAACAAAGACGTATTGTTGAAAAGGTAAATGAATTAATGGATTCGTGCAATGAAATTCTTGCTAAAATTGAAGAGTCAAAAAAAGAAACAGAAAAATTTATGAGATCATTATTACTAGATGCTTTTAAAGTTAATGATGAACCAATCAATTAA
- a CDS encoding helix-turn-helix domain-containing protein produces MFEISRRYKQIRGVKKLSQKEFAERIGIKQSSLSSIEKGSSKPSIDTVITTSNVFGVSTDWILLGDRPKVSTVKENHLLNLFGQLTEKDQEEILRLMEIKLAE; encoded by the coding sequence ATGTTTGAAATTTCTAGGCGCTATAAACAAATAAGAGGGGTGAAAAAGCTAAGCCAAAAAGAATTCGCAGAGAGAATAGGTATAAAGCAAAGTTCACTAAGTAGTATTGAAAAAGGATCTTCTAAACCTTCAATAGACACTGTGATTACTACTAGCAATGTCTTTGGGGTTTCAACCGACTGGATACTTCTTGGTGATAGACCCAAAGTATCAACTGTGAAAGAAAATCATTTATTGAATCTATTTGGACAGTTAACAGAAAAGGATCAAGAGGAAATTTTAAGATTAATGGAGATAAAACTGGCCGAGTAA